Proteins from a single region of Dictyostelium discoideum AX4 chromosome 5 chromosome, whole genome shotgun sequence:
- the forC gene encoding actin binding protein (formin homology domain-containing protein) → MKIRVELINGNEHRTSSTPQQPQQNPSVSHIFDGETAVKDHIKVLLTHFKIPVDKVSSYALQNPFTLAYVEDSFLTPERLVEAEKSYFILRMKPHAIADRVVDQLTKIEPTSPHIKDTIFNIRYQMKDVEYVEEFIIKGGINQLLAVIIKSRGNTQSYALTALRCFMGYNSGLEEVMSRPQLIDKLYSLVCSVGVLPSVCRQAIELLFCVCNFDGFQLVHRSAKNHAQETSTPAYSNLITLLSSGDMETQLNTLTLFNCLLDNAPNPRKSEKLLSRWQQLGIIKILKSQEHVTHSDFRTQIARFQANSGFGIDGSGRKRTLTRQLSTQELEFQLHQFREQQPLISLLTSELKFLRNAIKSAIENGSYINYRAPTERYDEYSQRKLEMIGDSPTNLQFLKRNDKFTNAFRKSMYVRSPNTSDLFDSSTLEDTYDGNNDTNSCTSISTSSTPIHISQPTTLIVPSTTPNHPPQQSQQTPPLQLQKEKEKEKEKEKEKEKEKEKEQQQQQQQSNKQSTPKPNLSCLLSPITISNTLNNNNNNNNNTNNNIIKSNNNNNNNNCTIKDLSPIVKSEKSNEDEIHEISLNGASSNHEEPIKYKLQPTKSPITPSKRMKPLHWTRILNSQFEGKKTIWNSYLPEVTFEEELFVDLFSLYTERIVSFSGSPVGSGTSISGGGPIKSKPIQKVISVLSQKRSNAIIVMCGKLPSDDILIRAIRNLDSNKLSLDGVSSIISNFPTSEELASIHELHSNEVILDKPERWCLMIDGFPMIKHRLRCWEFMLKIEDSLKSIIESIDTVLLACKELRTSITINCLFSLLLQLGNYLNGGHLYRGQSDGFNLESLSKMIEIKDNSNSGSLLDFAIKTLYQQSPMKGNSNTSIHLELAHVPNASLINFTDVGTSVSKLLQDYSEIVLMSDEIQQTTDKDDPFLDIVPKFMGTILLILKNLQTKFLETEKYLFETIDYFNPTNQTLQQYQQQQYQQYQQQQFQQNIINNNNNNNNNNSNNNNNNISGNTTTTTTTTTTTTTGSIINNNNNNNNNNNNSNNNIINNNNSQSNLQSLLHPQYYLSNSSSSSSSSYKITPPLSSSLSITSQEWNQQKFTCEKFFTLFSTITTAFKKSPSKRLSQKGFGLKISNSDDPMAVIIEALKTGSPNDMVKRAF, encoded by the exons atgaaaattagagttgaattaataaatggaAATGAACATAgaacatcatcaacaccacaacaaccacaacaaaatCCATCAGTATCACATATATTTGATGGAGAGACAGCGGTTAAAGATCATATAAAGGTATTGTTAACACATTTTAAGATACCAGTTGATAAAGTTTCAAGTTATGCATTACAGAATCCATTTACATTGGCATATGTTGAAGATTCATTTCTAACACCAGAGAGATTAGTTGAAGCAGAGAAAAGTTATTTCATACTACGTATGAAACCACATGCAATAGCAGATAGGGTGGTGGATCAATTGACAAAGATTGAACCAACTTCACCACACATCAAAGATACGATATTCAATATTCGTTATCAAATGAAAGACGTAGAATATGTTGaagaatttataataaagggaggaatcaatcaattattgGCAGTGATTATAAAGAGTAGAGGCAATACACAATCGTATGCATTGACAGCACTACGATGTTTTATGGGATATAATAGTGGATTGGAAGAGGTAATGAGTCGACCACAGCTAATAGATAAGCTATATTCATTGGTTTGTTCGGTGGGGGTATTGCCAAGTGTATGCAGACAAGCTATAGAGCTATTGTTTTGTGTTTGCAATTTCGATGgatttcaattggttcatCGTTCAGCCAAAAATCATGCACAAGAAACCTCCACACCAGCCTATAGTAACCTAATTACATTACTCTCCTCGGGTGATATGGAAACCCAATTGAATACATTGACCCTATTCAATTGTCTATTGGATAATGCACCAAATCCAAGAAAATCAGAGAAACTACTATCACGTTGGCAACAATTGGGTATtataaagatattgaaatCACAAGAACATGTAACTCATTCGGATTTTCGTACTCAGATAGCACGTTTCCAAGCAAACTCTGGTTTTGGTATCGATGGTTCTGGTAGGAAGAGAACTTTGACTCGTCAATTGTCAACTCAAGAATTGGAATTTCAATTGCACCAATTCCGtgaacaacaaccactaATCTCTCTATTAACTAGTGAATTGAAATTCCTAAGAAATGCAATTAAATCAGCCATTGAAAATGGTTCCTACATAAACTATAGAGCACCCACCGAACGTTACGATGAATATTCTCAAAGAAAATTAGAAATGATTGGTGATTCTCCAACAAATCTTCAATTCttaaaaagaaatgataaatttacCAATGCATTTAGAAAATCAATGTATGTTAGATCTCCTAATACTTCGGATCTTTTCGATTCTTCAACTTTGGAAGATACTTATGATGGAAATAATGATACAAATAGTTGTACTAGTATTTCAACTTCTTCAACACCAATTCATATATCACAACCAACAACTTTAATTGTACcttcaacaacaccaaatcATCCACCACAACAATCTCAACAAACTCCACcattacaattacaaaaagaaaaagaaaaagaaaaagaaaaagaaaaagaaaaagaaaaagaaaaagaaaaagaacaacaacaacaacaacagcaatcaaataaacaatcaacgccaaaaccaaatttatcttgtttattatcaccaattacaatttcaaatactttaaataataataacaataataataataatacaaataataatataattaaaagtaataataataataataataataattgtacaattaaagatttatcaccaattgttaaaagtgaaaaatcaaatgaagatgaaattCATGAAATATCATTAAATGGTGCAAGTAGTAATCATGAAGaaccaattaaatataaattacaaCCAACAAAATCACCAATTACTCCTTCAAAAAGAATGAAACCATTACATTGGActagaattttaaattcacaatT tgaaggtaaaaaaacaatttggaATTCATATTTACCAGAAGTTACATTTGAAGAAGAATTATTTGtagatttattttcattatataCAGAGAGAATTGTATCCTTTAGTGGGTCACCAGTTGGTAGTGGAACATCAATTTCAGGTGGTGGACCAATTAAATCgaaaccaattcaaaaagTTATTAGTGTTTTATCACAAAAGAGATCAAATGCAATCATTGTAATGTGTGGTAAATTACCATCtgatgatattttaattagaGCAATTAGAAATTTAGATTCGAATAAACTTTCATTGGATGGTGTGTCAAGTATAATATCAAATTTCCCAACATCTGAAGAGTTGGCTTCAATACACGAGTTACATTCCAATGAGGTGATACTCGATAAACCAGAGAGATGGTGTTTAATGATTGATGGGTTCCCAATGATTAAACATCGTTTAAGATGTTGGGAATTTATGTTAAAGATCGAGGATAGTCTTAAATCAATCATAGAATCAATTGATACCGTACTGTTGGCTTGTAAAGAGCTACGTACAAGTATCACCATCAATTGTTTATTCTCTCTCCTACTTCAATTGGGTAATTACTTAAATGGTGGTCATCTTTATCGTGGTCAATCCGATGGTTTCAATTTAGAGTCACTAAGtaaaatgattgaaattaaagataatagCAATAGTGGTTCTTTATTGGATTTCGCTATAAAAACATTATATCAACAATCTCCAATGAAAggtaatagtaatactaGTATCCATTTGGAGTTGGCTCATGTTCCAAATGCATCTCTCATCAATTTCACCGATGTTGGCACCTCTGTCTCTAAATTACTTCAAGACTATTCAGAGATCGTTTTAATGTCTGATGAAATTCAACAAACAACAGATAAAGATGACCCTTTCCTTGATATCGTTCCAAAGTTTATGGGTACAATtctattgattttaaagaatttacaaaCGAAATTCTTGGAAActgaaaaatatttatttgaaaccattgattattttaatcCAACTAATCAAACTttacaacaatatcaacaacaacaatatcaacaatatcaacaacaacaatttcaacaaaatattattaataataataataataacaataataataatagtaacaataataataataatataagtggaaatacaacaactacaacaacaacaacaacaacaacaacaacaggttcaattattaataataataataataataataataataataataatagtaataataatataattaataataataattcacaaTCAAATTTACAATCATTATTACATCCACAATATTATCTTTCaaattcttcttcatcatcttcatcatcttatAAAATTACTCCACCATTATCAAGTAGTTTATCTATAACTTCTCAAGAATGGAATCAACAAAAATTCACTTGTGAAAAGTTTTTCACACTTTTCTCAACAATTACTACTGCTTTCAAAAAATCTCCTTCAAAGAGATTATCTCAAAAAGGttttggtttaaaaattagtaaCTCTGATGACCCAATGGCTGTAATAATTGAAGCTTTGAAAACTGGTTCTCCAAATGATATGGTAAAACGAgcattttaa
- the abpD gene encoding actin binding protein D (calponin homology (CH) domain-containing protein), with protein MEHSTPLNEEIVHKKNDENWVIAQKKVFTNWCNIFLNQRSQKIEDLETDLYDGILLGSLLEILSGKNVILSKCKQLKTRLHYINNLNFSLKFIGDEGLRLVGVASEDITDGNLKLILGLVWTLILRYQIQSMQNSKSSQQNLHSSTKPSELMLNWVKSQISDYGHHIKDLTTSFQNGLLFCALVHKLVPEKLDYKSLSESDSLGNLTLAFEVANKELGIPSILDPHDIITTPDELSILTYISLFPKVYQQTLEPLNNNNNISPSLSSSSSSLLNTPNKRNSIQLSKSTSFEQQNQQQQQQNLLSPNSYRNSISFSKSPSFEGSQSTGSSRSISPISSPIKNSTTGNSNLSKSTSFEKIEASNTTNNNTIIIAEESRVIEKIVEKIIEVEKIVEVEKIVEVEKIVEVEKIVEVEKIVKVDDIEKLTNLQDQLTEQQQQYQEKSLKLVNLELELQEKSNQLVDKSNQLSTMQATNSELMEKIGGLMNDLTDIPTQDIKEKDEIIANLKIESEKNLKCFQDDFNALQSRYSLTIEQTSQLQDRIKQLINELQERDDKFIEFTNSSNQSLADNQRVIDQLTNEKQSITLQLQDQQDIKEKEFQFEKQQLLSQIDSITTNIQEYQDKFNNLQQEFNTQQTLNQQETHRLTQQLYQINTDYNEKQTQLQSEIKDNQTINEQLNKQLSEKDKEIEKLSNQQEQQQDEKINNLLLEIKEKDCLIERINQQLLENIDLNSKYQQLLLEFENFKLNSSKEKENQLNELQSKQDERFNQLNDEKLEKEKQLQSIEDEFNQYKQQQLSSNSNIDQQLQSTIIELSELKEQKELNDSKLIEKEKQLQQLQQEFDQLNEKNQKDHQDQLELLEKQLKQLQQEYDQLNETNQSIENQLNQQNLINKENLNEKEQELLKLQNQLNQQIEKIQFDQQEFSKQNSINIELVNEKNEKLIQLQQDYDQLKQQNRSNDEKDENDLIEKENQLKSIQNELNQLIEKNESDHKEQQLKQQSIENDLIEKENQIQQLQSQLNEQRQQQSNQLSEKDQQLNQLIEKNQFDQKEQQLKQQSIENDLFEKENQIQQLQSQLNEQRQQQSNQLSEKDQQLNQLIEKNESDQKEQQLKQQSIENDLIEKENQIQQLQLQLNEQRQLQSEVSIDNDKILELEKQLKQCQSDLLKLNDEKQQQDKQLQDKQIEFDQLQLTFNQFKNDKDSQFIQLQDDQKQQLQSIQQDLNQLKQENQEKEKQLSEKDEKLQSIQFENQEKEKQLSEKDEKLQSIQQNLNQLNDENQEKVKQFSEKDEKLQSIQQDLNQLKQENQEKEKQLSEKDEKLQSIQQDLNQLNDDQIKKNEKLKEKEEQLLKLQQDFNDQQSQQLKQLEEKLSEKENQLQQLKQENEINQLNQQQQSNEIIQQLKDQLLKQQQQEQQENNNEKEIERLIQEIEQLKQQQEIDQSELSNKEIKIQTTQQEFDQLSHNRSKDQLHLQQLQQELDQLKQSFDDQDHQFKKVIDERYNLQLQLEQSTLSNNQLDQLLKEKLKPLELDSNEKQKTIDDLLSNISNLQISLQNDKDLISERNNSIKTLESRITQQLSLLDEKDNLIKDLQQQKQQQQQPPTASSSPSSSPSLLSSTPTPKPQRPNQIEIDRLVNEIVNRNQDLIRKNKTKFYKLENGDYIVNSIIYRLSLDDDNDSDLIAQEYENGNSTTFEKSLRIFPSKNTRPIFDWRALFFIGAAVLAISTLFSSSRPIKYEKPT; from the exons atggaacaTTCAACTCCACTAAATGAAGAAATTGTACATAAAAAGAATGATGAAAATTGGGTAATTGCacaaaaaaaagtatttacaaattggtgtaatatttttttaaatcaacgTTCTCAAAAGATTGAAGATTTGGAAACAGATCTTTATGATGGAATTTTGTTGGGTTCTCTATTGGAGATATTAAGTGGAAAGAATGTAATTCTTTCAAAATGTAAACAATTGAAAACTAGACTTCACTATATCAACAATTTGAATTTCTCTCTAAAGTTTATAGGTGATGAAGGATTACGTTTAGTTGGTGTGGCATCTGAAGATATCACTGACgggaatttgaaattaatctTGGGTTTAGTTTGGACTTTAATTTTAcgttatcaaattcaatctatgcaaaattcaaaatcaagtCAACAAAATCTTCATTCCTCAACTAAACCATCTGAATTAATGTTAAATTGGGTAAAATCTCAAATTTCTGATTATGGTCATcatattaaagatttaacaacaag TTTCCAAAAcggtttattattttgtgcACTAGTTCATAAATTGGTACCAGAGAAATTAGATTATAAATCTTTAAGTGAAAGTGATTCATTAGGAAATCTTACACTTGCATTTGAAGTCGCAAATAAAGAATTAGGAATTCCATCAATTTTAGATCCACATGATATCATTACAACACCTgatgaattatcaattttaacatACATTTCATTATTTCCAAAAGTTTATCAACAAACTTTAGaaccattaaataataataataatatttcaccatcattatcatcgtcatcatcatcattattaaatacaccaaataaaagaaattcaattcaactttcaaaatcaacttcatttgaacaacaaaatcaacaacaacaacaacaaaatttattatcaccaaataGTTATAGaaattcaatatcatttaGTAAATCACCATCATTTGAAGGTAGTCAATCAACTGGATCATCAAGATCAATATCACCAATttcatcaccaattaaaaatagtacTACTGGCAATagtaatttatcaaaatcaacatcTTTTGAAAAGATAGAAGCTAGTAatactactaataataatactattattattgcagAAGAGAGTAGagttattgaaaaaatagtCGAAAAGATAATTGAAGTTGAAAAGATAGTAGAAGTTGAAAAGATAGTAGAAGTTGAAAAGATAGTAGAAGTTGAAAAGATAGTAGAAGTTGAAAAGATTGTTAAAGTTGATGATATCGAAAAGCTAACAAATTTACAAGATCAATTAactgaacaacaacaacaatatcaagaGAAATCATTGAAATTGGTAAACTTGGAATTGGAATTACAAGAAAAGAGTAATCAACTTGTTGATAAATCTAATCAACTTTCAACAATGCAAGCAACCAATTCAGAGTTAATGGAAAAGATTGGCGGATTAATGAATGATCTAACCGATATTCCAACTCAAGATATTAAAGAGAAAGATGAGATAATTGCAAATCTAAAGATTGAGAgtgaaaagaatttaaaatgcTTTCAAGATGATTTCAATGCTTTACAATCTCGATACAGTCTTACCATTGAGCAAACTAGTCAATTGCAAGATAGAATTAagcaattaataaatgaattacAAGAGAGGGATGATAAATTCATTGAGTTTACAAACTCATCAAATCAATCATTGGCTGATAACCAACGTGTAATCGACCAATTAACCAATGAGAAACAATCAATAACTCTACAATTACAAGATCAACAAGatataaaagaaaaggaatttcaatttgaaaaacaacaattattaagtCAAATTGATTCAATCACAACAAACATTCAAGAATATCAAgataaattcaataatttacAACAAGAATTCAATACTCAACAAACTTTAAATCAACAAGAAACTCATAGATTAACTCAACAAttatatcaaataaatacagattataatgaaaaacaaaCTCAATTACAATCggaaattaaagataatcaAACTATAaatgaacaattaaataaacaattatcagaaaaagataaagaaattgaaaaactttcaaatcaacaagaacaacaacaagatgaaaaaattaataatcttttattagaaattaaagaaaaagattgtTTAATTGAAAGAATTAATCAACAACTTTtagaaaatattgatttaaattcaaaatatcaacaattacttttagaatttgaaaattttaaattaaattcatcaaaagaaaaagaaaatcaattaaatgaattacaAAGTAAACAAGATGAAAgatttaatcaattaaatgatgaaaaacttgaaaaagaaaaacaattacaatcaattgaagatgaattcaatcaatataaacaacaacaattaagctcaaattcaaatattgatcaacaattacaatctactattattgaattatcagaattaaaagaacaaaaagaattaaatgattcaaaattaattgaaaaagaaaaacaattacaacaattacaacaagaATTTGACCAactaaatgaaaaaaatcaaaaagatcACCAAGATCAATTAGAATTActtgaaaaacaattaaaacaattacaacaagaatatgatcaattaaatgaaactaatcaatcaattgaaaatcaattaaatcaacaaaatttaattaataaagagaatttaaatgaaaaagagcAAGAATTactaaaattacaaaatcaattaaatcaacaaattgaaaagatTCAATTTGATCAACAagaattttcaaaacaaaattcaattaatattgaattagtaaatgaaaaaaatgaaaaattaattcaattacaacaagattatgatcaattaaaacaacaaaatagatcaaatgatgaaaaagatgaaaatgatttaattgaaaaagaaaatcaactAAAGTCAAttcaaaatgaattaaatcaattaattgaaaagaatGAATCTGATCATaaagaacaacaattaaaacaacaatcaattgaaaatgatttaattgaaaaagagaatcaaattcaacaattacaatcacaattaaatgaacaaagacaacaacaatcaaatcAGTTATCTGAGAAAGATCAACAATTGAATCAGTTAATTGAAAAGAATCAATTTGAtcaaaaagaacaacaattaaaacaacaatcaattgaaaatgatttgtttgaaaaagagaatcaaattcaacaattgcAATCACAATTAAATGAACAaagacaacaacaatcaaatcAGTTGTCTGAAAAAGATCaacaattgaatcaattaattgaaaagaatGAATCTGAtcaaaaagaacaacaattaaaacaacaatcaattgaaaatgatttaattgaaaaagagaatcaaattcaacaattacaattacaattaaatgAACAAAGACAACTACAATCTGAagtatcaattgataatgataaaattttagaattagaaaaacaattaaaacaatgtCAATCggatttattgaaattaaatgatgaaaaacaacaacaagataaacaattacaagataaacaaattgaatttgatcaattacaattaacttttaatcaatttaaaaatgataaagattCACAATTCATTCAATTACAAGATgatcaaaaacaacaattacaatcaatccaacaagatttaaatcaattaaaacaagaaaatcaagaaaaagaaaaacaactcTCTGAAAAGGATGAAAAATTacaatcaattcaatttgagaatcaagaaaaagaaaaacaactcTCTGAAAAGGATGAAAAGTTACAATCAAttcaacaaaatttaaatcaattaaatgatgaaaatcaagaaaaaGTAAAACAATTTTCTGAAAAAGACGAAAAGCTACAATCAATTCAAcaagatttaaatcaattaaaacaagaaaatcaagaaaaagaaaaacaactcTCTGAAAAGGATGAAAAGTTACAATCAATTCAAcaagatttaaatcaattaaatgatgatcaaattaaaaaaaatgaaaaattaaaagaaaaagaagaacaattattaaaattacaacaagACTTTAATGATCAACAAtctcaacaattaaaacaattggaAGAGAAATTAtctgaaaaagaaaatcaattacaacaattaaaacaagagaatgaaatcaatcaattgaatcaacaacaacaatcaaatgaaattattcaacaattaaaagatcaacttttaaaacaacaacaacaagaacaacaagaaaataataatgaaaaagaaattgaaagatTAATACAAGAGATTGAACAAttgaaacaacaacaagagaTTGACCAATCGGAACTTAGTAATAAAGAGATTAAAATCCAAACTACTCAACAAGAATTTGATCAACTCTCTCATAATAGATCAAAGGATCAATTACatttacaacaattacaacaagaGTTGGATCAGTTGAAACAAAGTTTTGATGATCAAGATCACCAATTTAAGAAAGTAATTGATGAACGTTACAATCTTCAATTACAATTGGAACAATCAACTctttcaaataatcaattagatcaattattaaaggagaaattaaaaccattGGAATTGGACTccaatgaaaaacaaaaaacaattgatgaTTTACTTTCAAACATTTCAAATCTCCAAATTTCACTTCaaaatgataaagatttaatctctgaaagaaataattcaattaaaactttagAATCACGTATTACTcaacaattatcattattagatgaaaaagataatttaattaaagatttacaacaacaaaaacaacaacaacaacaacctccAACTgcttcatcatcaccatcatcatcaccatcattattatcctcaacaccaacaccaaaacCACAACGTCCAaatcaaattgaaattgatagacttgtaaatgaaattgtaaatagaaatcaagatttaataagaaaaaataaaaccaaattctataaattagaaaatgGTGATTACATTGtaaattcaatcatttatAGATTATCtttagatgatgataatgattctgatttaattg cACAAGAATATGAAAATGGTAATAGTACAACATTTGAGAAATCATTAAGAATTTTCCCATCAAAGAATACACGTCCAATATTCGATTGGAGAGCATTGTTCTTTATTGGTGCTGCTGTTTTAGCTATCTCTACTCTCTTTTCTTCTTCAAGACCAATCAAATATGAAAAACCAACTTAA
- the mccA gene encoding 3-methylcrotonyl-CoA:carbon dioxide ligase alpha subunit produces the protein MFSLGKLVKKDAFFYRYITNVNKDLKIKPITKILIANRGEIACRVMRTAKSKGVKTVAVYSEADKNSLHVSMADESYLIGPAAAKESYLCGNKIIDVAKRSGAQAIHPGYGFLSENSDFADLCEREGIIFIGPPSDAIKAMGSKSASKDIMIKAGVPTIPGYHGEDQSMSVLKSEAAKIGYPVLIKAVMGGGGKGMRIVEREEDLEDGVESSKREATASFGDSRVLVEKYLVHPRHVEIQVFADRHGNCVHLFERDCSVQRRHQKIIEEAPAPHLSEELRKKMGDAAVAAAKAVGYVGAGTVEFILSADNSFFFMEMNTRLQVEHPITEMITKQDLVEWQLKVAESQTLPMEQEQLKIHGHSFEARIYAENPDSDFLPGTGKLAHLSTPTPSDTLRVETGVRQGDEVSVYYDPMIAKLVVWDQDREKALRYLRNALDEYHIIGLNTNISFLKRLSTHPSFMAGEVETGFIPIHRESLMAPQAPMSDDSLALAATSLLLKEITQQKSKEDPNSPWSSLGGFRINHNLKKQVKFNQKDNKVVVNVEFIGGGGAAANGKHNFKVTLDNGNVVEVLDAKLNQNNETISAHVNGRFYNNIKSVIVKDTLTIFNEGQQYQLDIPQDVKPKGADGVLGSLVSPMPGKITKVMVNVGDMVKKGQPILLMEAMKMEHTIRSPIDGKVESLPYNVNEIVEDKKTLAVIV, from the exons ATGTTTAGTTTAGGAAAATTGGTTAAAAAAGatgcttttttttatag ATATATAACAAATgttaataaagatttaaaaattaaaccaattaCAAAGATATTAATTGCAAATAGAGGTGAAATTGCATGTCGTGTAATGAGAACAGCAAAATCAAAAGGTGTAAAAACCGTAGCAGTTTATAGTGAAGCAGATAAGAATTCATTACATGTTTCAATGGCAGATGAGAGTTATTTAATTGGACCAGCAGCAGCCAAAGAGAGTTATTTATGTGGAAATAAGATCATAGATGTAGCAAAGAGATCTGGAGCACAAGCAATTCATCCAGGTTATGGTTTCTTATCAGAGAATTCAGATTTTGCTGATCTCTGTGAGAGAGAAGgtatcattttcattggACCACCATCAGATGCAATCAAAGCAATGGGTAGCAAAAGTGCCTCAAAGGATATTATGATCAAAGCTGGCGTACCAACCATCCCAGGTTACCACGGTGAAGATCAGTCAATGAGTGTGTTGAAGAGTGAGGCTGCAAAGATTGGCTATCCAGTATTGATTAAAGCTGTTAtgggtggtggtggtaaaggTATGAGAATCGTTGAGAGAGAGGAGGATTTAGAGGACGGTGTTGAGTCCTCAAAGAGAGAGGCCACCGCATCCTTTGGTGATTCTAGAGTTTTGGTAGAAAAGTATTTAGTTCATCCAAGACATGTGGAGATTCAAGTTTTCGCCGATAGACATGGTAATTGTGTTCACCTCTTTGAGAGAGATTGTAGTGTACAAAGACGTCATCAAAAGATTATCGAAGAGGCACCAGCTCCACATCTCTCTGAGGAGCTTAGAAAGAAAATGGGTGATGCTGCAGTTGCCGCCGCCAAGGCTGTAGGTTACGTTGGTGCTGGTACCGTAGAATTCATTTTATCCGCTGATAATAGCTTCTTCTTTATGGAGATGAATACCCGTCTTCAAGTGGAGCATCCAATCACTGAAATGATCACCAAACAAGATTTAGTAGAATGGCAATTGAAGGTAGCCGAATCCCAAACACTCCCAATGGAGCAAGAACAATTGAAGATTCATGGTCACTCTTTCGAAGCTCGTATCTACGCAGAGAATCCAGATAGTGATTTCTTACCAGGTACAGGTAAATTAGCACATCtttcaacaccaacaccatccGATACTTTACGTGTTGAAACTGGTGTACGTCAAGGCGATGAAGTTAGCGTTTACTATGATCCAATGATTGCCAAATTGGTGGTATGGGATCAAGATAGAGAGAAGGCATTAAGATATTTAAGAAATGCTCTCGACGAGTACCATATCATTGGTCTCAATACAAACATCTCTTTCCTTAAGAGATTATCAACTCATCCTTCATTTATGGCTGGTGAAGTTGAAACTGGTTTCATCCCAATTCACAGAGAATCCTTAATGGCCCCACAAGCTCCAATGTCTGATGATTCATTAGCATTGGCTGCCACAAGTTTACTCTTAAAAGAGATCACTcaacaaaaatcaaaagaagatCCAAACTCACCTTGGTCAAGTTTAGGTGGTTTCCGTATTAatcataatttaaaaaaacaagttaaattcaatcaaaaagataataaagttGTTGTTAATGTTGAATtcattggtggtggtggtgctgCTGCTAATGGTAAACATAACTTTAAAGTAACTTTAGATAATGGTAATGTCGTTGAAGTTTTAGATgcaaaattaaatcaaaataatgaaacTATTAGTGCTCATGTAAATGGTAGATTCTATAATAACATTAAATCCGTCATTGTAAAGGATACTTTAACAATCTTTAATGAAGGTCAACAATACCAATTGGATATTCCTCAAGATGTTAAACCAAAAGGTGCTGATGGTGTATTGGGTTCTTTAGTTTCACCAATGCCTGGAAAAATCACTAAAGTTATGGTAAATGTTGGTGACATGGTTAAAAAGGGTCAACCAATCTTACTCATGGAAGCAATGAAAATGGAACATACTATTCGTTCTCCAATCGATGGTAAAGTTGAATCATTACCTTATAATGTTAATGAAATCGTTGAGGATAAGAAAACTTTGGCtgttattgtttaa